A single genomic interval of Polynucleobacter necessarius harbors:
- the ligA gene encoding NAD-dependent DNA ligase LigA codes for MSSNSPTNLAERYAFLKAELARLEHAYYVLDNPLLPDIEYDRLYRELLDIEAAHPEWITPESLSQRVGGAALKEFDSVTHAVSMLSLNNAFEDSELIAFDRRCREALHADHVTYAGELKFDGLAISLRYENGSLVTAATRGDGASGEDVTANIKTIRAIPLKLVGKNIPKVLEVRGEVFMYLKDFEKMNRQAAELGEKEFANPRNAAAGSLRQLDSKITAKRPLSFFAYGLGALEPQSWLPKTHEELLNAYVELGLPVCSERKVLHSVEEILAFYNEIGAKRDALPYDIDGVVYKVNSFAEQAKLGFVSRAPRFAVAHKYPAQEALTTVLGIDVQVGRTGAITPVARLAPVEVGGVTVTNATLHNEDEVKRKDVCIGDTVSVRRAGDVIPEVVAVIKDRRPADAKEFVMPLRCPVCDSHIERLADEAVARCSGGLFCGAQRKQALIHFAHRRAMDIEGLGEKIVDQLVDQNLVRTPADLYRLGFTALAKLERMGEKSADNLIQAINQSRNTTLARFIFALGIRHVGETTAKDLANHYQSMHALMDAGMEDLLTVKDVGPVVADSITSFMQEAHNREVIEQLFASGMQLAVDEKIISAAVAGKTFVLTGTFQTMTCDEAKDLLEKAGAKVAGSVSKKTDYVVAGTDAGSKLTKAEELGVPVIDEAVMFELLK; via the coding sequence TTGTCGTCCAATAGTCCGACAAATTTAGCGGAGCGTTACGCATTCTTGAAGGCCGAGCTCGCGCGCTTGGAGCATGCTTACTACGTTCTCGATAATCCACTCCTGCCTGATATTGAGTACGATCGCCTTTATCGTGAGTTATTGGATATTGAGGCTGCGCATCCAGAGTGGATCACTCCTGAATCTTTGTCTCAGCGAGTGGGCGGGGCAGCATTAAAAGAATTTGATTCGGTTACTCATGCGGTGTCGATGCTTTCTTTGAATAATGCCTTTGAAGATTCGGAATTGATTGCCTTTGATCGTCGTTGCCGCGAAGCGCTCCACGCAGATCATGTCACATATGCCGGTGAACTCAAGTTTGATGGTCTAGCCATTTCTCTTCGTTATGAAAATGGCTCGCTAGTTACAGCGGCTACTCGTGGTGATGGTGCTAGCGGTGAGGATGTCACCGCTAATATCAAAACGATTCGCGCCATCCCTCTAAAACTCGTTGGAAAAAATATTCCAAAGGTTTTAGAAGTTCGTGGCGAGGTATTTATGTACCTGAAAGACTTTGAGAAAATGAATCGACAGGCTGCAGAGTTGGGTGAGAAAGAATTTGCCAATCCGCGCAATGCTGCTGCAGGTAGCCTGCGTCAGTTAGATTCCAAGATTACGGCTAAGAGACCATTGTCTTTCTTTGCTTATGGCTTAGGAGCTCTAGAGCCTCAGTCTTGGTTACCCAAAACCCATGAAGAATTGCTCAATGCTTATGTAGAGCTTGGTTTGCCTGTTTGTTCGGAACGCAAAGTACTGCATTCGGTGGAAGAGATTTTGGCTTTCTACAATGAGATTGGCGCTAAACGGGACGCGCTTCCTTATGACATCGACGGTGTTGTGTACAAAGTCAATTCCTTTGCCGAGCAGGCTAAGCTAGGATTTGTCTCACGAGCGCCCAGATTTGCTGTAGCCCATAAATATCCAGCACAAGAAGCGCTGACTACGGTATTGGGTATTGATGTGCAGGTAGGGCGTACTGGTGCAATCACTCCAGTAGCGAGGCTTGCTCCAGTAGAGGTGGGTGGTGTAACGGTGACCAATGCTACCCTTCACAATGAAGATGAGGTAAAGCGCAAGGATGTTTGCATTGGCGATACTGTGTCAGTGCGCAGAGCTGGCGATGTGATTCCAGAGGTGGTTGCAGTGATCAAGGATCGTCGCCCAGCTGATGCTAAAGAATTTGTCATGCCACTTCGCTGTCCGGTATGTGATTCTCATATTGAGCGTTTAGCGGATGAGGCTGTAGCGCGTTGTAGCGGCGGACTCTTCTGTGGTGCACAGCGCAAGCAGGCCCTCATTCATTTTGCTCATAGAAGAGCAATGGATATTGAAGGTCTTGGTGAGAAGATAGTTGATCAGTTGGTTGATCAGAATCTAGTCAGAACCCCAGCAGATCTTTATCGCCTGGGATTTACTGCCTTAGCGAAGCTAGAGCGTATGGGCGAGAAGTCTGCCGATAATCTAATTCAAGCAATCAACCAATCCAGAAATACCACCTTAGCTCGATTTATCTTTGCTTTGGGTATTCGTCATGTGGGCGAGACCACTGCCAAGGATTTAGCGAATCACTATCAGTCTATGCACGCATTAATGGATGCAGGCATGGAGGATCTACTCACTGTTAAAGACGTGGGTCCCGTTGTCGCTGACTCCATCACTAGCTTTATGCAAGAGGCTCACAATCGAGAAGTGATTGAGCAATTATTCGCTTCTGGCATGCAACTCGCTGTAGATGAAAAGATCATTAGCGCAGCTGTGGCAGGTAAAACATTTGTCCTTACGGGAACATTCCAAACCATGACTTGTGATGAGGCTAAAGATCTGCTCGAGAAGGCCGGAGCAAAAGTGGCCGGATCCGTCTCAAAGAAAACTGACTATGTGGTTGCTGGCACCGATGCTGGCAGCAAACTCACTAAAGCAGAAGAATTGGGTGTGCCGGTTATTGATGAAGCGGTGATGTTTGAGTTGCTGAAATAA
- a CDS encoding [protein-PII] uridylyltransferase: protein MNKQQASDIVDVASLRAAREIAYGEFKKTQSVGKLTKQLAKLSNRLLAHLWNSCGLNNEAALVAVGGFGRGALFPYSDVDILILLPADEAKARAISKQVEQFVANCWDTGLEIGSSVRTVAECISKSEQDITVRTSLLEARYICGKKQLFKDFAKAYEAAMDPKAFFQAKQAEQIQRHYKYQNTPYSLEPNCKESPGGLRDLQVISWVSKAVLLGNTFKDLNETGLVTQRELTELNRNQRFLETLRANLHLLAGRRKDVLAFDFQAALAASMGIQAESSRQTSEAIMRRYYWAAKAVTQLNDVLLQNIEALLFPQESKTTHPIPGEGNECFIERQGVLDITDPQLFQKHPEQILRTFLVFAKTANVKSLSATIFRALYNARAKMDSKWRANPINRALFIEILKQPAGVSRAFHLMNRSSVLGRYLPAFRKIVGQMQHDLFHVYTVDQHILMVLRNVRRFMVVEYTHEFPFCSSLIAHFEKPWLLVIAALFHDITKGRGGDHSQLGKADMRKFAKDHGLDKKDTELLVWLVAEHLYMSQVAQKQDITDPDVVKAFAKKMGDERHLTALYLLTVADVRGTSPKVWNAWKGKLLEDLYRATLRVLGGAKPDASSELAQHQEESRTKLRLYGINDDAYEDLWKQLDVAFFLRQDSTDIAWLTRHLFNNVNSEQPIVRARLSPIGEGLQVAVYVKDQEDLFARICAYFERHGFSIWDARIHTTRHGYALDTFQIAGSNFVDEGGSYRDIIQLVEFELTAALTKSEPLPAPSMGRLSRQSRTFPIQPRVHMAPDDRGRYYTLALSASDRTGLLYTISRVLAKHQISIHTARINTLGERVEDVLLLDAANLGKNPKLQIQLEAELLEALGA from the coding sequence ATGAATAAGCAACAAGCTAGCGATATTGTTGATGTCGCTAGCCTGCGGGCTGCTCGTGAAATTGCTTATGGTGAGTTTAAAAAAACTCAATCCGTAGGTAAGTTAACCAAACAACTCGCAAAGCTGAGTAATCGACTGCTAGCGCATCTATGGAATAGTTGCGGCTTAAATAACGAAGCTGCTTTAGTTGCGGTAGGCGGCTTTGGCAGAGGCGCTTTATTTCCATACTCAGATGTAGACATTCTGATTCTGCTTCCAGCAGATGAAGCAAAAGCCAGAGCCATATCAAAACAAGTTGAGCAATTTGTCGCCAACTGCTGGGATACCGGTTTAGAGATTGGCTCTTCCGTCAGAACTGTCGCTGAATGCATTTCTAAATCCGAGCAGGACATTACAGTGCGAACCTCGCTACTGGAAGCCCGTTACATTTGTGGAAAAAAACAATTATTCAAAGATTTCGCTAAGGCGTATGAAGCGGCGATGGATCCGAAGGCCTTCTTTCAGGCCAAGCAAGCCGAACAAATTCAGCGTCATTACAAATATCAAAACACCCCCTACTCTCTAGAACCCAATTGCAAGGAGAGTCCAGGTGGTTTACGTGATTTGCAGGTGATCTCCTGGGTTAGTAAAGCGGTCTTATTGGGCAACACGTTCAAAGATCTCAATGAGACTGGTCTTGTTACTCAACGCGAACTGACTGAACTTAATCGCAACCAACGTTTTCTAGAAACCCTGCGTGCTAACTTACATTTACTTGCCGGACGCAGGAAAGATGTTCTTGCTTTTGACTTCCAAGCGGCGCTAGCGGCATCGATGGGAATCCAGGCAGAGTCCTCCCGCCAAACAAGTGAAGCCATCATGCGCCGCTACTATTGGGCAGCCAAAGCGGTGACTCAGCTCAATGACGTTCTCCTGCAAAACATAGAGGCACTTCTCTTTCCGCAGGAATCAAAAACCACTCACCCCATTCCAGGTGAAGGCAACGAATGCTTTATTGAGCGCCAAGGGGTATTGGATATCACCGACCCCCAACTTTTTCAGAAACATCCTGAACAAATTCTGAGAACCTTTCTGGTTTTTGCCAAAACAGCGAATGTCAAAAGTCTATCTGCAACCATCTTTAGGGCGCTTTATAACGCCAGAGCAAAGATGGATAGCAAATGGCGTGCCAACCCCATTAATCGCGCACTATTTATTGAAATCCTGAAACAGCCAGCAGGCGTAAGCAGAGCCTTTCACCTCATGAATCGCAGCAGCGTATTAGGGCGATATCTTCCCGCATTCCGCAAGATTGTTGGACAAATGCAGCATGACTTATTTCATGTGTACACCGTTGATCAACATATCCTGATGGTGCTACGCAATGTACGGCGCTTCATGGTTGTTGAATATACTCATGAGTTCCCGTTTTGCAGCAGTCTGATCGCCCATTTTGAAAAGCCTTGGTTGCTCGTGATTGCGGCACTCTTCCATGACATTACCAAGGGACGTGGTGGTGATCACTCGCAACTGGGCAAAGCCGATATGCGCAAGTTTGCCAAAGATCATGGCTTGGATAAAAAAGATACTGAGTTACTGGTTTGGTTAGTCGCCGAACATCTCTATATGAGTCAGGTTGCGCAAAAGCAAGATATTACCGACCCAGATGTGGTTAAGGCGTTTGCCAAAAAGATGGGCGATGAGCGTCACCTCACTGCGCTTTATTTACTGACTGTTGCCGATGTCAGGGGCACAAGCCCTAAGGTTTGGAACGCCTGGAAAGGTAAGCTCTTAGAAGACCTATACCGCGCAACTCTGAGAGTCTTGGGCGGCGCAAAACCAGACGCTTCATCTGAATTAGCGCAACATCAAGAAGAATCCAGAACTAAATTACGTCTCTACGGCATTAACGATGATGCTTACGAAGATCTATGGAAGCAATTAGATGTGGCGTTTTTCTTAAGACAAGATTCAACTGACATTGCTTGGCTAACACGCCATCTATTTAATAATGTGAATAGTGAACAACCAATCGTCAGGGCAAGACTCTCTCCGATTGGCGAGGGGTTGCAAGTCGCCGTCTATGTGAAAGACCAAGAAGATCTCTTTGCCAGAATTTGCGCCTACTTTGAGAGACATGGTTTCTCAATTTGGGATGCGCGCATTCACACTACCCGCCATGGCTATGCCTTAGACACCTTCCAAATTGCCGGTAGTAATTTTGTGGATGAGGGCGGTAGCTATCGTGACATCATTCAGTTGGTAGAGTTTGAACTCACAGCCGCGCTCACTAAGAGCGAGCCACTACCAGCACCAAGCATGGGTCGCCTATCCAGGCAATCACGCACTTTTCCAATTCAGCCACGGGTGCATATGGCCCCAGATGATCGCGGAAGGTATTACACGCTAGCACTTTCAGCAAGCGACAGGACTGGCTTGCTCTACACCATCTCCAGGGTCTTAGCTAAGCATCAGATTTCAATCCACACAGCGAGAATTAATACTCTAGGCGAGAGAGTGGAAGACGTGCTGCTATTAGATGCTGCCAACCTCGGTAAAAATCCCAAGCTACAGATTCAACTTGAGGCAGAATTGCTTGAGGCTTTGGGCGCTTAA
- a CDS encoding cell division protein ZipA C-terminal FtsZ-binding domain-containing protein, with the protein MYLEQIMTMSGLSDLQLALAVIGLLILITVAILNIKYARARCKAKEQNEYSLDDRFAREPSFSQGFADSEALARTEPSFGEVQSTAISAPDKFAIDPRIDCVMTLRFDEAISGAEILNEINAWTDLEAQSTARWMCEGLNANLNVAEDWEELHPESMYSELQLAIQLASRKGPIGVLELSDFCSRAQALAETLGSQIDMPSVSTMLESAKELDVMAAESDIQLSINVLFDEPCPWGNFDALMRQRGFKLFRNGRQYEYLSKGTLLFNSADLDPNKSVIQITLLLEVPLVPQEERAFERMLAEGIEIAQTAHGRLVDDNGINLSEAAVISIRQHLDVLYANLEKSGVPAGSSTASRLFS; encoded by the coding sequence GTGTATTTAGAACAAATCATGACGATGTCGGGTTTGTCTGATTTGCAATTGGCATTAGCCGTTATTGGTTTATTGATTCTGATAACGGTAGCTATTCTCAATATTAAGTACGCACGCGCTCGCTGTAAGGCAAAAGAGCAAAATGAATATTCATTGGATGATCGCTTTGCGCGTGAGCCTAGCTTTAGTCAAGGTTTCGCTGATAGCGAGGCGCTTGCGCGAACAGAGCCTAGTTTTGGTGAGGTTCAGTCGACGGCGATTTCAGCCCCGGATAAATTTGCTATTGATCCACGCATTGATTGTGTCATGACACTCCGCTTTGATGAAGCTATTAGCGGTGCGGAAATCCTAAATGAAATTAATGCTTGGACTGATCTTGAAGCGCAATCTACTGCGCGCTGGATGTGCGAAGGCCTAAATGCCAATTTAAATGTTGCTGAAGACTGGGAAGAATTGCATCCCGAGTCTATGTATTCAGAATTACAGTTAGCTATCCAGTTAGCCAGCCGCAAAGGTCCTATAGGTGTTTTAGAGCTATCAGACTTCTGTTCTCGTGCTCAAGCTCTTGCTGAGACCCTGGGATCACAAATCGATATGCCAAGCGTAAGCACCATGCTGGAAAGTGCTAAAGAATTGGATGTCATGGCTGCAGAGAGTGATATTCAGTTGAGTATTAATGTATTGTTTGATGAGCCATGTCCTTGGGGTAACTTCGATGCATTAATGCGCCAAAGAGGATTTAAGTTGTTTCGTAATGGACGTCAATACGAATATCTCAGTAAAGGTACCTTACTTTTTAATAGCGCTGATTTAGATCCCAATAAATCAGTGATCCAGATAACGCTGTTGCTTGAAGTTCCTTTGGTTCCGCAAGAAGAGCGCGCATTTGAAAGAATGCTGGCAGAAGGTATAGAGATTGCGCAAACAGCTCATGGCCGCTTAGTGGATGACAATGGTATTAATTTGAGTGAAGCTGCAGTTATCAGCATTCGTCAGCACCTTGATGTCCTCTACGCCAATCTTGAGAAATCTGGCGTACCTGCTGGATCTTCTACAGCTAGCAGACTATTTAGCTAG
- the rpsB gene encoding 30S ribosomal protein S2, translating to MSVTMRQMLEAGCHFGHQTRFWSPKMAPFIFGHRNKIHIINLEKTLPMFQDALKFAKQIAANRGTILFVGTKRQSREIIAEEAARAGMPYIDSRWLGGTLTNFKTVKGSLKRLKDMEVAKEAGDWEKLSKKEALTNDRDLDKLQKALGGIKDLNGVPDAIFVVDVGYHKIAITEANKLGIPVIAIVDTNHSPEGVDYIIPGNDDSSKAVTLYARGIADAILEGKANSVQEILTAVKEGEEEFVEEGKVE from the coding sequence ATGTCAGTAACTATGCGTCAAATGCTGGAAGCCGGTTGCCATTTTGGTCACCAAACTCGCTTCTGGTCCCCAAAGATGGCCCCATTTATTTTCGGTCATCGCAACAAAATCCACATCATCAACTTGGAAAAAACATTGCCAATGTTTCAGGACGCCCTGAAATTTGCAAAACAAATTGCTGCTAATCGTGGCACGATTTTATTTGTCGGTACTAAGCGTCAGTCACGCGAGATCATTGCTGAAGAAGCTGCTCGTGCTGGCATGCCTTACATCGACAGCCGTTGGTTGGGCGGTACGCTCACTAACTTCAAAACTGTTAAAGGTTCCCTCAAGCGTTTGAAAGACATGGAAGTTGCTAAAGAAGCTGGCGACTGGGAAAAGCTTTCTAAGAAAGAAGCTTTGACTAACGATCGTGATCTCGACAAATTGCAAAAAGCACTTGGCGGTATCAAAGATTTGAACGGTGTTCCTGATGCGATTTTCGTAGTGGACGTTGGCTATCATAAGATTGCTATTACCGAGGCCAACAAGCTTGGCATTCCTGTAATCGCTATTGTGGATACCAACCACTCACCAGAAGGTGTTGATTACATCATTCCTGGTAACGATGACTCAAGTAAAGCAGTAACCCTCTATGCACGCGGTATTGCTGATGCAATCCTCGAAGGCAAAGCTAACTCTGTCCAAGAAATCTTGACAGCAGTTAAAGAAGGTGAAGAAGAGTTTGTTGAAGAAGGGAAAGTTGAATAA